The Calliopsis andreniformis isolate RMS-2024a chromosome 5, iyCalAndr_principal, whole genome shotgun sequence nucleotide sequence GATTGAACCCATCTTATAACGCGATCATTAGTCCACACGAGAACATCTACATTGGCACCTTCTGCCATTCGTCTCCTTTCTTCTAGTTGTTGTCTATCATAATTTAATCGTTTCAAACAGGAAATGCCGTACTGCAAACTTGTTCTGCGAATATTAATTTAACTCGTTTTAGCATGaactattattgaatattaatgttcttTCTATAAATTTATTACCTGTGAAAGCTATCAACCATTCTAAGTTGACCACGGAGGTCTTTTTTAGTAAGGTGATCCAACATTCTAGCATCGACAAGGCACTCCATGAAAGTGGATCGGTACTGAGGCAACCCAAGACTAGGAAGCCAAACATTACCAATCCATTCGTGGTTCATATCTCCAAATGCTAAGGTTGTGCGAGAGGTTTTTGGCGCTGATGGACTTGTTAGCGACACCATTTCTTGGATAGCTAATCTTAGCTTCAATCTATGTAGGGGATTACTATAACAAAGAGTATAAAATTATGTGAAAAAACGTACATAATACTTCATTGGTTACATTAGGGTTCCTCAACAAAAGCCATATGACTTCTTAGGAGTCCCAACACGGAATTTTCCGGACCATACGAAGAAAAGGATGATGGGGacaagaaaaaaaaatgaatatagaaaaaaaagaaagggaGAGAAGGACCACAGAAGTGGCCGATGTTCGGAACAGAGTCACAAACAAAAAAGGTTGAGAAACCCTAATTTAAATATTGTTATTTCTTACCTTATACCAATTTCACGTTGAATCTCAGTATCACTAAGAGCACTCATTATGGCACCACTTTTGACATTTGCTCGACAAGCTGCGACGTACCAAGTTGGCATGCCTACCCAGAGTTCGAGCCAAGCTACTACGGTTGGCCCATTCCAAAGGGCAAAGGGTGTTCCAGCTTTCATTGCTTCCGCCAGAAGTTCATGCCGCGATGAATCTAACATACTGCCAAACATGCTAGGACTAAAATATAgttaaaacaaaaatatgtgtATTTAACACATCTACGCTTATATAGTCTTTGTATTCATGTTTCTTTTCGTCGTTTACAGGTACCTTTTCTTTTTCCGTCGATCAAAGTCACTCTTACTGCTCATAGTTCCAGCAACAGTTACGCTATCTCCATAGTCAGGATCTGCAGGTGTGCTTGCTCCTCCCATACCTGACATATCTCCTGGCATAGACGTGTCTTTTCCTTTTATCTAAAATaaacatttatttttattactttagCTACATATCTTCAATCACTTCGATATATCATATGCTCACCTTTTCTTTTTTACTGAAGAATCTGCCAAGGCTACTCTTAATGCCTTTCTTCTTCTGAGCTGCAGCCACTGCTGCCGCTGTTGCTGGACTCATGGTTGTCTGCATGTGCAAATGTGAGCTTGACAGCTGTCCAATTGGCAATCCAACACTGGATAAGTTGTTCTTGTGCAAACTGTCCTGGCTGCTGTGACGTGAGGACAATGGGGAAGGGGGAGTCCCAGAATTGAGTGCGCCGTTGTTATGTTGCCCATGCCTGCTGCATGGAGCGCTAATCTAGTTTCTATCTCTACTCTAAATAATGCATTCTGGCCCACACAAGAACACTATTTGCCTACATGTCTGTTCTATGTCCTATTGAAATTGCTGTTAGTCTTTTCTCAAGAAAGCAATTTCATAACCAATGCAAAATTATCAATGATACTTCTTAAGTTGACTAATACTTATCATACTTTTTGTTACTTAAAGGGAATTTTTAACACAATATTCATACTTTACTAGATAGTTCACTAGATACATTCACAGACATATGAAATGTATCCTAAATTGTATGAGATAAGATATGATCAGGGGGAACTTACTGAGCCAAGTGAATTGCATTACTTTAAAGAAATTAGTAGTGATATAGTTATGTTACGTGCATATGCGAATTAGCTTTAAATTATGTATGCCAAATAATTTTTCCACAAAagatatttttttctatattcaatgtatatatatattgtagtatatttgtatttattattcTAAGCATTCAAGTTTGAATACTATTTGATATATCtacataattgcatcaactagcAGTAACTTTGAACCTTGGTAGTAAACTCTACTCCTGATTTGATCAATTAATGAACTTCAAAAAGTGATGACAAATAAGATATGTGTATTGTTAGTGTGTACGAAAATTATGAATTTGTGATAACTGCTACAAGCAAATATAATTATAGAACTAAAGAAAGCCACTTTCAACAAGATAAGAAATAAGAAAATTTGTAATACCTACTCAGTATTACAGGCAAGGCATAAAAACCTGGAAATATAGCTGATCACTGCTTATAAGATGGTATTGTCATATAAAGAGCTCATTAGAACAAAGAtatagaaagactgttttaataaaatattttttaaaagaattaTCCATGCTACTCTTAACATTAAAAATGATTGTCCACTCCAATAAATAATAAACTTCTTCATATTCTGTTGCTGTGTCTATCTATATCTTTGCAACCTATTTTGTAAAGAAACAACCTTATTCGCGCAGATTCAGACACGGTGTTTACTCGATGCAATTCTCTTGGCTGCCTAAATTCCCTCGTTTGTATGAGACAGCGATGTCTGTCGTGAACTGGGCAGGCTTGAATGTACGACGGATGGAAGAAGCTACTATCAGTTTCTTCCAGGAACTCATTTCTATCAGATCTATCAGATGAATCGCCACTGTGCTCGAAAATTGGGGCTGTGGGCATGCATATGACACCTTGCATCCTAACGATGTACTTCTTTGCAATAAGTAATCAGATTGTACGTAAAAAGTAAATATTTGTGACAGACTCAATGATGAAAGTCTGAGATGCATCGCATTTATTATTTGCTACGTAATTCTTCCATTATCCTAGTTTTTGCGATACCCTAATATCATTTCAATATATCTCTTCTTCCAAACAAAAGAGGTACAAAAAGGATCTGTTACCATCGATGTCACTTATGTCGACTTCAAGATCGTTCATTTCATGCCCACATGGACCACTCAAATATGTCGTGCACAGCGGCATGTGTTGCGGATTACATGCAGTACTACAATCTTTAATTAACCTGTGAGCAGGAAAACCACTGCTGGGAAATCCGGTTTGTCCAGTGCGCCTGGCAGCATATAAACAACGTACAATACTAACTACTCaacaaattattatatgatCTTTAGGCAATCCCACCTCTATTTAAGGACTTTTATTATTTAAGGGAGGTTAAGTTAATAAAACAAAGcacattgtcaatattcaatacacacaaAAAGTGTAACTCTTATTTCCCAGCAAAGtaaaataatcatagcgataatAAACTTATCAGAGAGTCCTCATTGTCAGAGATGTGGTTGCTAAAGTACTGCCTTTAACGTACTGTCACTTTCTCAGATAGTGCTCAAGTAGTTCAGACATCAGATCCAtggagagatatgaagattgaaaattatacACATACCTTCTGAGCTCCTCTTGGCTATGAGCAAGTGCCTGTACTACACGTTCCAGTCTAATTGATCGTGCGGTCAACGGTGAAGCCGCATCACTACCACCGCTTCCTGCACCACCAGTACTATCTCTTTCGCTTACTGAATGTAGTTCTTCACCTGATAGCTGCAACTATAACGTGCAAAGAGCATAAAAGATTATCTTCGTGTATAATAATTAAGTAACTGCAGATTGCAGTTACAACTTCAAACATAATGTCAACTGACCTGGCTTGCAGGTAAAGATTCTGAAAGTTGACCTGGACTGGCTAAAGAGGCTGCATATTGGTGAAGATGTGCAGGTGACATTGACGCTGGTGCCTTTAATCGAATAAAACATTTATAAACAAATGTCGAAAATGTCAAAGATTTTGAATGAATAATACTTACAGTATGATATTTGTGTAAAAAATCCCTGTTAGGACTATGATGTGATTTTGGCGTAGATCTTCCACTTAATGGTGGCGATGCTCGTTCCAAGCTTCGTCCTCTAGCTAACAAATTCATATGTTCAAGACTACCAACACGGGATTCCAATTCTTCCGCACGTGCCTCTGTACTTTGTTTTTCTtcctaaaatattatatattacatAAGATTGAATTATCTTAAATTAATAACCAGTATTATAGCAAAATTTAAAACACTTCATTACCTGAATCAATCTAATTTCATTATTGATTGCATCTAATTGTTCTTGTAGCATTAACGCTAACGTTTCGGTACTAATAGGCGTAGGACTAATTACATCAGCTGCGCAACTAAAAAGACTTTCATTGTCCCCATCACCTTCAGCATCGCTGGAGACATCAAACGCTTGTTGTACATTAGCGAGTACATGTGCTTGTTGTAGTTTCTCCCATTCCTGTTCGGCCAAAGTGCGTGCTACATAATTCTAAaaaaaataccactacattttgTTTATGTTCTTTTATTGTAGAAGTGATATCTTTTAATTCAGGTACCTTTGACGTATCTTCTTCAATTGCAGGTCGTTTAGCTGTTCTCCTTGGCAAAGAATGCGTGTCGAAGCTACTATGACTCGCGCTTCTAGAAAACGAGCCCGGATCTACTGCATTAGGAGACAAACTTCTAGTTAGTGCATCCGTTTGTTTTATATTGAATGCAATTTCTTGTTGAAGCATCTGTCTTTTTACGTTGTCGATTTCAAGTCGAGCTTTTCCTAATTCCTTGACTATCTCAGTCTTTTCATTCTGGAGGTCTTCAGCAATTTTTCTTGTTTTCTCAAGTTCCTGTGTGAGAGCATTCTTTTCTTCTAATGCATGCATTCTCTCTTTTAGATGTACTTGTAATCTTTCGTTAGATTCTGAAAAAATATATGAAGGTTTAAATATTGCGAGCctttttcaaattcaaattcaaattcaaattcaaatagaaTTATTGTAAATTACCGGACAGAAGTTTATCAACGGTTGTACTAAGTCGCGTGTTGTGCTCTTCGTTCATCTTAAGTCGCTGGTTGACACGCATTACTTCCGCATTCTTTTCTTCTAATTGTGCTTCTAATCTTTGTATTCTGTCCTCGGCACTGCCGTGTCTTTCTTGAGCCtgcttattatatattttatacaattAAAATTGCTTATTTGAACGAAACAgttatttaaaattgaattttgaagttattttattatcctataTTTAAAAGCTAAATGCAATatacttaatattcattcaGTATATTAAAAATAGATATGTATAGTTGAAGAATAAATACGTGCCTAcacaaatttttttttttttagagaaatatagattaaaattataaattattaataagCTTCAGAAAATAATCACATTGATTGCATTGTTTAGTATATTCAGTGTCTAAGTGAAACTGGATATATTACCTCTGATATAAAGATTATGTTTTTCGTGATTTTTAGGATTATTTTTGAAAGAAACTAAAAACAGAATTCTTATATTTTCATCTCATTTAACCAAAGCTATAAAAACGTTCAAGTGTTTGTTGTTTGTGTAGCGCATAATAAAATATTGCATAAACACTGATGTAGGATATGCAACAAGTAAACATTACTGAAAATTCAACAGATAAACTGAAAGACAAAGA carries:
- the Liprin-alpha gene encoding PTPRF interacting protein alpha isoform X13, encoding MWNMMCDVMPTISEDSISQRSSQFSGEDANFEQLMVSMLDERDKLMESLRESQERLQETEARLQEVEKERDSLNRQLNANIPQEFSQLTKELAAARESILEKEEEISELKAERNNTRLLLEHLECLVSRHERSLRMTVVKRQAAAQSGVSSEVEVLKALKSLFEHHKALDEKVRERLRVALERNTSLEEELAITKDELQQYKLSGHTPKAIEDRPKENGQTEENQQQNKNETEQARGEQEQQQQQQMPQQQQQQLQQQPQSIQKLGTEKSTEIGSRLSNGSLDPADQDTAARVIDLQAALDKQSSELSTWQRRVAELSGRVAELEETLSKAQKELLKTQETNVKLQRDLRENVAQKEDQEERIATLEKRYLNAQRESTSLHDLNEKLEQELIHKKAQLKLQEEKIAAIQEKLELAEQKLAQYAKLPEVEEQLKQRMEALTQVRRHNQQAQERHGSAEDRIQRLEAQLEEKNAEVMRVNQRLKMNEEHNTRLSTTVDKLLSESNERLQVHLKERMHALEEKNALTQELEKTRKIAEDLQNEKTEIVKELGKARLEIDNVKRQMLQQEIAFNIKQTDALTRSLSPNAVDPGSFSRSASHSSFDTHSLPRRTAKRPAIEEDTSKNYVARTLAEQEWEKLQQAHVLANVQQAFDVSSDAEGDGDNESLFSCAADVISPTPISTETLALMLQEQLDAINNEIRLIQEEKQSTEARAEELESRVGSLEHMNLLARGRSLERASPPLSGRSTPKSHHSPNRDFLHKYHTAPASMSPAHLHQYAASLASPGQLSESLPASQLQLSGEELHSVSERDSTGGAGSGGSDAASPLTARSIRLERVVQALAHSQEELRRHGQHNNGALNSGTPPSPLSSRHSSQDSLHKNNLSSVGLPIGQLSSSHLHMQTTMSPATAAAVAAAQKKKGIKSSLGRFFSKKEKIKGKDTSMPGDMSGMGGASTPADPDYGDSVTVAGTMSSKSDFDRRKKKSPSMFGSMLDSSRHELLAEAMKAGTPFALWNGPTVVAWLELWVGMPTWYVAACRANVKSGAIMSALSDTEIQREIGISNPLHRLKLRLAIQEMVSLTSPSAPKTSRTTLAFGDMNHEWIGNVWLPSLGLPQYRSTFMECLVDARMLDHLTKKDLRGQLRMVDSFHRTSLQYGISCLKRLNYDRQQLEERRRMAEGANVDVLVWTNDRVIRWVQSIGLKEYGNNLLESGVHGALIALDESFDANSFALTLQIPTQNTQARQLLEMEFANLLTVGTERRLDEANSMKS
- the Liprin-alpha gene encoding PTPRF interacting protein alpha isoform X1, with protein sequence MWNMMCDVMPTISEDSISQRSSQFSGEDANFEQLMVSMLDERDKLMESLRESQERLQETEARLQEVEKERDSLNRQLNANIPQEFSQLTKELAAARESILEKEEEISELKAERNNTRLLLEHLECLVSRHERSLRMTVVKRQAAAQSGVSSEVEVLKALKSLFEHHKALDEKVRERLRVALERNTSLEEELAITKDELQQYKLSGHTPKAIEDRPKENGQTEENQQQNKNETEQARGEQEQQQQQQMPQQQQQQLQQQPQSIQKLGTEKSTEIGSRLSNGSLDPADQDTAARVIDLQAALDKQSSELSTWQRRVAELSGRVAELEETLSKAQKELLKTQETNVKLQRDLRENVAQKEDQEERIATLEKRYLNAQRESTSLHDLNEKLEQELIHKKAQLKLQEEKIAAIQEKLELAEQKLAQYAKLPEVEEQLKQRMEALTQVRRHNQQAQERHGSAEDRIQRLEAQLEEKNAEVMRVNQRLKMNEEHNTRLSTTVDKLLSESNERLQVHLKERMHALEEKNALTQELEKTRKIAEDLQNEKTEIVKELGKARLEIDNVKRQMLQQEIAFNIKQTDALTRSLSPNAVDPGSFSRSASHSSFDTHSLPRRTAKRPAIEEDTSKNYVARTLAEQEWEKLQQAHVLANVQQAFDVSSDAEGDGDNESLFSCAADVISPTPISTETLALMLQEQLDAINNEIRLIQEEKQSTEARAEELESRVGSLEHMNLLARGRSLERASPPLSGRSTPKSHHSPNRDFLHKYHTVSIIHSKSLTFSTFVYKCFIRLKAPASMSPAHLHQYAASLASPGQLSESLPASQLQLSGEELHSVSERDSTGGAGSGGSDAASPLTARSIRLERVVQALAHSQEELRRRTGQTGFPSSGFPAHSRHGQHNNGALNSGTPPSPLSSRHSSQDSLHKNNLSSVGLPIGQLSSSHLHMQTTMSPATAAAVAAAQKKKGIKSSLGRFFSKKEKIKGKDTSMPGDMSGMGGASTPADPDYGDSVTVAGTMSSKSDFDRRKKKSPSMFGSMLDSSRHELLAEAMKAGTPFALWNGPTVVAWLELWVGMPTWYVAACRANVKSGAIMSALSDTEIQREIGISNPLHRLKLRLAIQEMVSLTSPSAPKTSRTTLAFGDMNHEWIGNVWLPSLGLPQYRSTFMECLVDARMLDHLTKKDLRGQLRMVDSFHRTSLQYGISCLKRLNYDRQQLEERRRMAEGANVDVLVWTNDRVIRWVQSIGLKEYGNNLLESGVHGALIALDESFDANSFALTLQIPTQNTQARQLLEMEFANLLTVGTERRLDEANSMKS
- the Liprin-alpha gene encoding PTPRF interacting protein alpha isoform X16, with protein sequence MWNMMCDVMPTISEDSISQRSSQFSGEDANFEQLMVSMLDERDKLMESLRESQERLQETEARLQEVEKERDSLNRQLNANIPQEFSQLTKELAAARESILEKEEEISELKAERNNTRLLLEHLECLVSRHERSLRMTVVKRQAAAQSGVSSEVEVLKALKSLFEHHKALDEKVRERLRVALERNTSLEEELAITKDELQQYKLSGHTPKAIEDRPKENGQTEENQQQNKSSELSTWQRRVAELSGRVAELEETLSKAQKELLKTQETNVKLQRDLRENVAQKEDQEERIATLEKRYLNAQRESTSLHDLNEKLEQELIHKKAQLKLQEEKIAAIQEKLELAEQKLAQYAKLPEVEEQLKQRMEALTQVRRHNQQAQERHGSAEDRIQRLEAQLEEKNAEVMRVNQRLKMNEEHNTRLSTTVDKLLSESNERLQVHLKERMHALEEKNALTQELEKTRKIAEDLQNEKTEIVKELGKARLEIDNVKRQMLQQEIAFNIKQTDALTRSLSPNAVDPGSFSRSASHSSFDTHSLPRRTAKRPAIEEDTSKNYVARTLAEQEWEKLQQAHVLANVQQAFDVSSDAEGDGDNESLFSCAADVISPTPISTETLALMLQEQLDAINNEIRLIQEEKQSTEARAEELESRVGSLEHMNLLARGRSLERASPPLSGRSTPKSHHSPNRDFLHKYHTAPASMSPAHLHQYAASLASPGQLSESLPASQLQLSGEELHSVSERDSTGGAGSGGSDAASPLTARSIRLERVVQALAHSQEELRRRTGQTGFPSSGFPAHSRHGQHNNGALNSGTPPSPLSSRHSSQDSLHKNNLSSVGLPIGQLSSSHLHMQTTMSPATAAAVAAAQKKKGIKSSLGRFFSKKEKIKGKDTSMPGDMSGMGGASTPADPDYGDSVTVAGTMSSKSDFDRRKKKSPSMFGSMLDSSRHELLAEAMKAGTPFALWNGPTVVAWLELWVGMPTWYVAACRANVKSGAIMSALSDTEIQREIGISNPLHRLKLRLAIQEMVSLTSPSAPKTSRTTLAFGDMNHEWIGNVWLPSLGLPQYRSTFMECLVDARMLDHLTKKDLRGQLRMVDSFHRTSLQYGISCLKRLNYDRQQLEERRRMAEGANVDVLVWTNDRVIRWVQSIGLKEYGNNLLESGVHGALIALDESFDANSFALTLQIPTQNTQARQLLEMEFANLLTVGTERRLDEANSMKS
- the Liprin-alpha gene encoding PTPRF interacting protein alpha isoform X10, with protein sequence MWNMMCDVMPTISEDSISQRSSQFSGEDANFEQLMVSMLDERDKLMESLRESQERLQETEARLQEVEKERDSLNRQLNANIPQEFSQLTKELAAARESILEKEEEISELKAERNNTRLLLEHLECLVSRHERSLRMTVVKRQAAAQSGVSSEVEVLKALKSLFEHHKALDEKVRERLRVALERNTSLEEELAITKDELQQYKLSGHTPKAIEDRPKENGQTEENQQQNKNETEQARGEQEQQQQQQMPQQQQQQLQQQPQSIQKLGTEKSTEIGSRLSNGSLDPADQDTAARVIDLQAALDKQSSELSTWQRRVAELSGRVAELEETLSKAQKELLKTQETNVKLQRDLRENVAQKEDQEERIATLEKRYLNAQRESTSLHDLNEKLEQELIHKKAQLKLQEEKIAAIQEKLELAEQKLAQYAKLPEVEEQLKQRMEALTQAQERHGSAEDRIQRLEAQLEEKNAEVMRVNQRLKMNEEHNTRLSTTVDKLLSESNERLQVHLKERMHALEEKNALTQELEKTRKIAEDLQNEKTEIVKELGKARLEIDNVKRQMLQQEIAFNIKQTDALTRSLSPNAVDPGSFSRSASHSSFDTHSLPRRTAKRPAIEEDTSKNYVARTLAEQEWEKLQQAHVLANVQQAFDVSSDAEGDGDNESLFSCAADVISPTPISTETLALMLQEQLDAINNEIRLIQEEKQSTEARAEELESRVGSLEHMNLLARGRSLERASPPLSGRSTPKSHHSPNRDFLHKYHTAPASMSPAHLHQYAASLASPGQLSESLPASQLQLSGEELHSVSERDSTGGAGSGGSDAASPLTARSIRLERVVQALAHSQEELRRRTGQTGFPSSGFPAHSRHGQHNNGALNSGTPPSPLSSRHSSQDSLHKNNLSSVGLPIGQLSSSHLHMQTTMSPATAAAVAAAQKKKGIKSSLGRFFSKKEKIKGKDTSMPGDMSGMGGASTPADPDYGDSVTVAGTMSSKSDFDRRKKKSPSMFGSMLDSSRHELLAEAMKAGTPFALWNGPTVVAWLELWVGMPTWYVAACRANVKSGAIMSALSDTEIQREIGISNPLHRLKLRLAIQEMVSLTSPSAPKTSRTTLAFGDMNHEWIGNVWLPSLGLPQYRSTFMECLVDARMLDHLTKKDLRGQLRMVDSFHRTSLQYGISCLKRLNYDRQQLEERRRMAEGANVDVLVWTNDRVIRWVQSIGLKEYGNNLLESGVHGALIALDESFDANSFALTLQIPTQNTQARQLLEMEFANLLTVGTERRLDEANSMKS
- the Liprin-alpha gene encoding PTPRF interacting protein alpha isoform X15, whose amino-acid sequence is MWNMMCDVMPTISEDSISQRSSQFSGEDANFEQLMVSMLDERDKLMESLRESQERLQETEARLQEVEKERDSLNRQLNANIPQEFSQLTKELAAARESILEKEEEISELKAERNNTRLLLEHLECLVSRHERSLRMTVVKRQAAAQSGVSSEVEVLKALKSLFEHHKALDEKVRERLRVALERNTSLEEELAITKDELQQYKLSGHTPKAIEDRPKENGQTEENQQQNKNETEQARGEQEQQQQQQMPQQQQQQLQQQPQSIQKLGTEKSTEIGSRLSNGSLDPADQDTAARVIDLQAALDKQSSELSTWQRRVAELSGRVAELEETLSKAQKELLKTQETNVKLQRDLRENVAQKEDQEERIATLEKRYLNAQRESTSLHDLNEKLEQELIHKKAQLKLQEEKIAAIQEKLELAEQKLAQYAKLPEVEEQLKQRMEALTQVRRHNQQAQERHGSAEDRIQRLEAQLEEKNAEVMRVNQRLKMNEEHNTRLSTTVDKLLSESNERLQVHLKERMHALEEKNALTQELEKTRKIAEDLQNEKTEIVKELGKARLEIDNVKRQMLQQEIAFNIKQTDALTRSLSPNAVDPGSFSRSASHSSFDTHSLPRRTAKRPAIEEDTSKNYVARTLAEQEWEKLQQAHVLANVQQAFDVSSDAEGDGDNESLFSCAADVISPTPISTETLALMLQEQLDAINNEIRLIQEEKQSTEARAEELESRVGSLEHMNLLARGRSLERASPPLSGRSTPKSHHSPNRDFLHKYHTAPASMSPAHLHQYAASLASPGQLSESLPASQLQLSGEELHSVSERDSTGGAGSGGSDAASPLTARSIRLERVVQALAHSQEELRSQDSLHKNNLSSVGLPIGQLSSSHLHMQTTMSPATAAAVAAAQKKKGIKSSLGRFFSKKEKIKGKDTSMPGDMSGMGGASTPADPDYGDSVTVAGTMSSKSDFDRRKKKSPSMFGSMLDSSRHELLAEAMKAGTPFALWNGPTVVAWLELWVGMPTWYVAACRANVKSGAIMSALSDTEIQREIGISNPLHRLKLRLAIQEMVSLTSPSAPKTSRTTLAFGDMNHEWIGNVWLPSLGLPQYRSTFMECLVDARMLDHLTKKDLRGQLRMVDSFHRTSLQYGISCLKRLNYDRQQLEERRRMAEGANVDVLVWTNDRVIRWVQSIGLKEYGNNLLESGVHGALIALDESFDANSFALTLQIPTQNTQARQLLEMEFANLLTVGTERRLDEANSMKS
- the Liprin-alpha gene encoding PTPRF interacting protein alpha isoform X6 gives rise to the protein MWNMMCDVMPTISEDSISQRSSQFSGEDANFEQLMVSMLDERDKLMESLRESQERLQETEARLQEVEKERDSLNRQLNANIPQEFSQLTKELAAARESILEKEEEISELKAERNNTRLLLEHLECLVSRHERSLRMTVVKRQAAAQSGVSSEVEVLKALKSLFEHHKALDEKVRERLRVALERNTSLEEELAITKDELQQYKLSGHTPKAIEDRPKENGQTEENQQQNKNETEQARGEQEQQQQQQMPQQQQQQLQQQPQSIQKLGTEKSTEIGSRLSNGSLDPADQDTAARVIDLQAALDKQSSELSTWQRRVAELSGRVAELEETLSKAQKELLKTQETNVKLQRDLRENVAQKEDQEERIATLEKRYLNAQRESTSLHDLNEKLEQELIHKKAQLKLQEEKIAAIQEKLELAEQKLAQYAKLPEVEEQLKQRMEALTQVRRHNQQAQERHGSAEDRIQRLEAQLEEKNAEVMRVNQRLKMNEEHNTRLSTTVDKLLSESNERLQVHLKERMHALEEKNALTQELEKTRKIAEDLQNEKTEIVKELGKARLEIDNVKRQMLQQEIAFNIKQTDALTRSLSPNAVDPGSFSRSASHSSFDTHSLPRRTAKRPAIEEDTSKNYVARTLAEQEWEKLQQAHVLANVQQAFDVSSDAEGDGDNESLFSCAADVISPTPISTETLALMLQEQLDAINNEIRLIQEEKQSTEARAEELESRVGSLEHMNLLARGRSLERASPPLSGRSTPKSHHSPNRDFLHKYHTVSIIHSKSLTFSTFVYKCFIRLKAPASMSPAHLHQYAASLASPGQLSESLPASQLQLSGEELHSVSERDSTGGAGSGGSDAASPLTARSIRLERVVQALAHSQEELRRRTGQTGFPSSGFPAHSQDSLHKNNLSSVGLPIGQLSSSHLHMQTTMSPATAAAVAAAQKKKGIKSSLGRFFSKKEKIKGKDTSMPGDMSGMGGASTPADPDYGDSVTVAGTMSSKSDFDRRKKKSPSMFGSMLDSSRHELLAEAMKAGTPFALWNGPTVVAWLELWVGMPTWYVAACRANVKSGAIMSALSDTEIQREIGISNPLHRLKLRLAIQEMVSLTSPSAPKTSRTTLAFGDMNHEWIGNVWLPSLGLPQYRSTFMECLVDARMLDHLTKKDLRGQLRMVDSFHRTSLQYGISCLKRLNYDRQQLEERRRMAEGANVDVLVWTNDRVIRWVQSIGLKEYGNNLLESGVHGALIALDESFDANSFALTLQIPTQNTQARQLLEMEFANLLTVGTERRLDEANSMKS
- the Liprin-alpha gene encoding PTPRF interacting protein alpha isoform X3 gives rise to the protein MWNMMCDVMPTISEDSISQRSSQFSGEDANFEQLMVSMLDERDKLMESLRESQERLQETEARLQEVEKERDSLNRQLNANIPQEFSQLTKELAAARESILEKEEEISELKAERNNTRLLLEHLECLVSRHERSLRMTVVKRQAAAQSGVSSEVEVLKALKSLFEHHKALDEKVRERLRVALERNTSLEEELAITKDELQQYKLSGHTPKAIEDRPKENGQTEENQQQNKNETEQARGEQEQQQQQQMPQQQQQQLQQQPQSIQKLGTEKSTEIGSRLSNGSLDPADQDTAARVIDLQAALDKQSSELSTWQRRVAELSGRVAELEETLSKAQKELLKTQETNVKLQRDLRENVAQKEDQEERIATLEKRYLNAQRESTSLHDLNEKLEQELIHKKAQLKLQEEKIAAIQEKLELAEQKLAQYAKLPEVEEQLKQRMEALTQVRRHNQQAQERHGSAEDRIQRLEAQLEEKNAEVMRVNQRLKMNEEHNTRLSTTVDKLLSESNERLQVHLKERMHALEEKNALTQELEKTRKIAEDLQNEKTEIVKELGKARLEIDNVKRQMLQQEIAFNIKQTDALTRSLSPNAVDPGSFSRSASHSSFDTHSLPRRTAKRPAIEEDTSKNYVARTLAEQEWEKLQQAHVLANVQQAFDVSSDAEGDGDNESLFSCAADVISPTPISTETLALMLQEQLDAINNEIRLIQEEKQSTEARAEELESRVGSLEHMNLLARGRSLERASPPLSGRSTPKSHHSPNRDFLHKYHTVSIIHSKSLTFSTFVYKCFIRLKAPASMSPAHLHQYAASLASPGQLSESLPASQLQLSGEELHSVSERDSTGGAGSGGSDAASPLTARSIRLERVVQALAHSQEELRRRTGQTGFPSSGFPAHSRHGQHNNGALNSGTPPSPLSSRHSSQDSLHKNNLSSVGLPIGQLSSSHLHMQTTMSPATAAAVAAAQKKKGIKSSLGRFFSKKEKIKGKDTSMPGDMSGMGGASTPADPDYGDSVTVAGTMSSKSDFDRRKKKSMLDSSRHELLAEAMKAGTPFALWNGPTVVAWLELWVGMPTWYVAACRANVKSGAIMSALSDTEIQREIGISNPLHRLKLRLAIQEMVSLTSPSAPKTSRTTLAFGDMNHEWIGNVWLPSLGLPQYRSTFMECLVDARMLDHLTKKDLRGQLRMVDSFHRTSLQYGISCLKRLNYDRQQLEERRRMAEGANVDVLVWTNDRVIRWVQSIGLKEYGNNLLESGVHGALIALDESFDANSFALTLQIPTQNTQARQLLEMEFANLLTVGTERRLDEANSMKS